The following proteins come from a genomic window of Nocardiopsis sp. YSL2:
- a CDS encoding lasso peptide biosynthesis B2 protein: MGFAEFPRVPGPYRWAAAAALLLVLGVSWGGRRRFRMRRMLRLMEAAPQLHRRTASVDQAEKAVHAVRTMGLFSPARVACLEESVAAVLSLAMRGRRVRWCHGVIADPIRLHAWIEVEGRPVAEPDSTRRCTALLTIPSMKEST; the protein is encoded by the coding sequence ATGGGATTCGCCGAGTTTCCCCGAGTCCCCGGCCCTTACCGATGGGCGGCCGCAGCGGCGCTACTCCTGGTGCTCGGTGTCTCCTGGGGTGGCCGACGCCGATTCCGGATGAGGCGGATGCTCCGGCTCATGGAGGCCGCGCCTCAGCTGCATCGCCGTACGGCCAGCGTCGACCAGGCCGAGAAAGCCGTGCACGCGGTACGAACGATGGGCCTGTTCTCGCCCGCACGCGTCGCGTGCTTGGAAGAATCGGTGGCTGCGGTGTTGTCCCTGGCCATGCGCGGTCGCCGCGTGCGCTGGTGTCATGGGGTGATCGCGGATCCCATCCGACTGCACGCCTGGATCGAGGTGGAGGGCCGGCCTGTGGCGGAGCCGGACAGCACACGGCGGTGCACCGCACTGCTGACCATTCCCAGCATGAAGGAGAGCACGTGA
- a CDS encoding GNAT family N-acetyltransferase encodes MSDPLMWLRGDKAGIGPLRADLAEEYWRWEQSIPTIVGYNRQTPQPMETTREILVEGYGRASDRELRFTVYDLVGDQPRPVGLAQVYVDPMRRNGEYVVAMGESRGKGVGSEATRLVLDYAFHVTNLRCVYLTVIEPNAGAIRAYEKAGFKRQGLRRNSNQWLGETVNDVLMDAVPEDVPWESLVKAQFAT; translated from the coding sequence GTGAGCGACCCCCTGATGTGGCTTCGTGGGGACAAGGCCGGGATCGGCCCGTTGCGCGCCGACCTGGCGGAGGAGTACTGGCGGTGGGAGCAGTCGATCCCGACGATCGTCGGCTACAACCGGCAGACTCCGCAGCCGATGGAGACCACCCGGGAGATCCTGGTCGAGGGCTACGGGCGCGCTTCGGATCGGGAGCTTCGGTTCACCGTCTACGACCTGGTTGGGGACCAACCCCGTCCTGTCGGGTTGGCCCAGGTCTACGTCGATCCGATGCGCCGCAACGGGGAGTACGTGGTGGCCATGGGGGAGTCCCGAGGGAAGGGTGTGGGCAGTGAGGCGACCCGGCTGGTATTGGACTACGCCTTCCACGTGACCAACCTGCGGTGCGTGTACCTGACGGTGATCGAACCCAACGCCGGGGCGATCCGCGCGTACGAGAAGGCCGGGTTCAAACGACAGGGCCTACGGCGCAACTCCAACCAGTGGTTGGGCGAGACCGTCAACGACGTGCTGATGGACGCGGTTCCCGAGGACGTTCCGTGGGAGTCCCTGGTGAA